The following coding sequences lie in one Benincasa hispida cultivar B227 chromosome 6, ASM972705v1, whole genome shotgun sequence genomic window:
- the LOC120079773 gene encoding DNA-directed RNA polymerase 2, chloroplastic/mitochondrial-like isoform X1 → MSFCQCSSNLTSKFDNFLLLKNPTIFHENPPMISTSMWKTLAKQAICRNRQFHLGWHCFSCSSGVLGRPNESLFREKLISGNFVLSSLPKFGSWEMGIGRNEVLSQEDYGSRLCFGSMGARIGLNGSCSKGYSSVAEAVSSTDVDEDASVDNEIQELLQEMSKEEKRQVTCSWRRRMKMVKGMGAGKYQMLRRRQVAIETEAWEQAVKEYKELLMDMCEQKLAPTLPYMKSLFLGWFEPLCDAISKEQELIRQGKNRTPYAPYFDQLPADMMSVITMHKLMGLLMMGHERGNTRVVQAACVIGDAIEQEVRIHKFLEKKKKKTHDKDNENNDQPDSQMKEHEGLRQKVSNLIKKQKLPAVRQILKGTDDSRPWGQDAKAKVGSRLIELLTQTAYIQPPADQLADGPPDIRPAFRHSLRTVMKKATKNSGRRYGVIECDPLVVKGLERTARHIVIPYMPMLVPPVNWTGYDKGGHIFLPSFVMRTHGAKQQREAVKRAPKQQLAPVFEALDTLGSTKWRINVKILSVVDRIWTSGGRLADLVDRDDVPFPEKPDSEDEVLLRKWKWKVKSVKKENMERHSQRCDIELKLAVAGKMKDEEGFYYPHNIDFRGRAYPMHPYLNHLGSDLCRGILEFAEGRPLRKSGLGWLKIHLANLFAGGVDKLSHDGRMTFIENHLEDIFDSADRPLEGRRWWLNAEDPFQFLAACMNLTEALRSSSPETFISHIPIHQDGSCNGLQHYAALGRDKLGAAAVNLVAGEKPADVYLGIAARVLEIMRRDAQKDPATFPDALRAKTLIDQVDRKLVKQTVMTSVYGVTYIGARDQIKRRLKERAAISDDSDLFGCSCYAAKTTMTALGEMFEAARGIMNWLGDCAKIIASENQPVRWTTPIGLPVVQPYRKLGEHHIKTSLQVLTLRRETDKVLTRRQRTAFPPNFVHSLDGSHMMMTAVACKKAGLNFAGVHDSYWTHACDVDEMNRILREKFVELYETPILENLLEGFQRSFPGLVFPPLPELGEFDLKEVLESPYFFN, encoded by the exons ATGTCCTTTTGCCAGTGTTCTTCCAATCTTACCAGCAAATTCGATAATTTCCTTCTGTTGAAAAACCCCACAATTTTTCACGAAAACCCTCCGATGATATCCACGTCTATGTGGAAAACCCTTGCAAAGCAAGCTATTTGTAGGAACCGGCAGTTTCATCTTGGTTGGCATTGCTTTTCCTGCTCCAGTGGCGTTCTGGGTCGTCCCAACGAGTCTTTATTTCGCGAAAAATTGATATCTGGTAATTTTGTTCTTAGTTCACTTCCCAAGTTCGGGAGTTGGGAAATGGGCATTGGTCGAAATGAAGTTTTGTCTCAAGAAGATTATGGAAGCAGATTATGTTTTGGGTCTATGGGAGCTCGGATTGGGTTAAATGGGTCGTGCTCGAAAGGCTATTCTAGTGTTGCTGAGGCGGTTTCGTCAACAGATGTGGATGAAGATGCATCTGTGGACAATGAAATCCAGGAGTTATTGCAAGAGATGAGCAAAGAAGAGAAGAGGCAGGTTACGTGTAGTTGGAGGAGGAGGATGAAAATGGTGAAGGGAATGGGAGCAGGGAAGTATCAAATGTTGAGGAGGAGGCAGGTGGCCATAGAGACTGAGGCGTGGGAACAGGCAGTTAAGGAGTACAAGGAGCTATTGATGGACATGTGTGAGCAGAAGTTAGCACCTACTTTGCCATACATGAAGTCCTTGTTCCTTGGCTGGTTCGAGCCTTTGTGTGATGCTATAAGTAAAGAGCAAGAATTAATCCGGCAAGGGAAGAACAGAACACCATATGCTCCTTATTTTGATCAATTACCTGCTGATATGATGTCAGTAATCACGATGCATAAGTTGATGGGATTGTTGATGATGGGACATGAGCGTGGTAATACCAGGGTTGTGCAGGCTGCTTGTGTAATAGGAGATGCTATTGAACAGGAG GTAAGAATTCACAAATtcttggagaaaaagaaaaagaaaacgcATGACAAAGATAATGAGAACAATGACCAGCCTGATTCTCAAATGAAGGAACATGAAGGGTTAAGGCAAAAAGTGTCCAACTTGATTAAAAAGCAAAAGCTTCCGGCTGTAAGACAGATATTGAAGGGAACCGATGATTCAAGACCATGGGGCCAGGACGCCAAAGCAAAG GTTGGGAGCCGTCTAATTGAGTTGTTGACACAAACAGCTTACATACAACCTCCTGCCGATCAGTTGGCTGATGGTCCACCTGATATTCGTCCTGCATTTCGTCACTCACTTAGAACTGTGATGAAAAAAGCAAC CAAGAATTCTGGCAGGAGATATGGTGTCATTGAATGTGACCCTTTAGTCGTCAAAGGCTTAGAGAGGACT GCAAGACACATCGTGATTCCCTATATGCCAATGTTGGTGCCCCCGGTTAACTGGACTGG CTATGACAAAGGTGGACACATCTTCTTACCATCATTTGTCATGCGTACTCATGGAGCCAAACAACAACGTGAAGCTGTTAAGAGGGCCCCAAAGCAACAATTAGCTCCAGTTTTTGAG GCCTTAGACACTCTTGGAAGTACTAAATGGAGAATAAATGTAAAGATACTCAGTGTTGTAGATAGAATATGGACCAGTGGAGGGCGCCTTGCTGATCTAGTGGATCGGGATGAT GTTCCATTCCCAGAAAAACCTGACTCTGAGGATGAAGTGCTGCTAAGaaagtggaaatggaaagtCAAATCcgtgaagaaagaaaatatggagAGGCATTCACAACGTTGTGACATAGAGCTTAAACTTGCT GTAGCAGGCAAAATGAAGGATGAGGAAGGTTTTTACTATCCACATAACATAGACTTTCGAGGCCGTGCATATCCTATGCATCCGTACTTGAATCATCTTGGTTCAGATCTTTGCCGAGGTATATTGGAGTTTGCAGAAGGTCGCCCACTCAGGAAGTCTGGCCTAGGTTGGTTGAAGATTCACTTGGCAAATCTTTTTGCTGGGGGTGTGGATAAATTATCTCATGATGGTCGAATGACATTTATTGAGAATCATTTAGAAGATATTTTTGACTCTGCTGATAGACCACTTGAAGGAAGACGGTGGTGGTTGAATGCGGAGGATCCATTTCAGTTTTTAGCCGCATGCATGAATCTTACTGAAGCTTTGAGAAGCTCTTCTCCCGAAACATTTATTTCGCATATTCCAATACACCAG GATGGTTCTTGCAATGGGTTGCAACACTATGCTGCTCTTGGACGTGACAAG TTAGGAGCAGCAGCTGTCAATCTGGTTGCCGGAGAGAAGCCTGCGGATGTTTACTTGGGAATAGCTGCTAG GGTTCTGGAAATCATGCGAAGAGATGCACAAAAAGATCCAGCAACTTTTCCAGATGCATTGCGTGCAAAAACATTAATAGATCAG GTGGACAGGAAATTGGTGAAGCAAACAGTGATGACATCGGTTTATGGTGTCACCTATATTGGTGCTCGTGATCAGATAAAAAGGAGGCTGAAGGAACGTGCTGCCATATCTGATGATTCAGATCTCTTTGGCTGTTCTTGCTATGCTGCCAAG ACGACGATGACGGCATTAGGGGAAATGTTTGAAGCAGCTCGTGGGATCATGAATTGGCTTGGAGACTGTGCAAAA ATTATTGCCTCGGAAAATCAACCTGTGCGATGGACTACACCCATTGGACTACCTGTTGTGCAACCATACCGCAAATTGGGAGAACATCAT ATCAAAACTTCTCTCCAAGTCTTGACACTACGACGAGAAACAGACAAG GTCTTGACAAGGAGACAGCGGACAGCATTCCCACCAAAttttgttcactctcttgatGGTTCTCATATGATGATGACTGCAGTTGCCTGCAAAAAGGCAGGTTTGAATTTTGCAG GGGTCCATGATTCATACTGGACACATGCTTGCGATGTGGATGAAATGAATAGAATACTTAGAGAGAAGTTTGTTGAACTTTATGAGACTCCAATACTGGAAAAT TTATTAGAGGGCTTTCAGCGATCTTTTCCTGGATTGGTCTTTCCTCCTCTACCCGAACTGGGAGAATTCGACCTAAAGGAAGTTCTGGAGTCACCTTACTTCTTCAACTGA
- the LOC120079773 gene encoding DNA-directed RNA polymerase 2, chloroplastic/mitochondrial-like isoform X2: MSFCQCSSNLTSKFDNFLLLKNPTIFHENPPMISTSMWKTLAKQAICRNRQFHLGWHCFSCSSGVLGRPNESLFREKLISGNFVLSSLPKFGSWEMGIGRNEVLSQEDYGSRLCFGSMGARIGLNGSCSKGYSSVAEAVSSTDVDEDASVDNEIQELLQEMSKEEKRQVTCSWRRRMKMVKGMGAGKYQMLRRRQVAIETEAWEQAVKEYKELLMDMCEQKLAPTLPYMKSLFLGWFEPLCDAISKEQELIRQGKNRTPYAPYFDQLPADMMSVITMHKLMGLLMMGHERGNTRVVQAACVIGDAIEQEVRIHKFLEKKKKKTHDKDNENNDQPDSQMKEHEGLRQKVSNLIKKQKLPAVRQILKGTDDSRPWGQDAKAKVGSRLIELLTQTAYIQPPADQLADGPPDIRPAFRHSLRTVMKKATKNSGRRYGVIECDPLVVKGLERTARHIVIPYMPMLVPPVNWTGYDKGGHIFLPSFVMRTHGAKQQREAVKRAPKQQLAPVFEALDTLGSTKWRINVKILSVVDRIWTSGGRLADLVDRDDVPFPEKPDSEDEVLLRKWKWKVKSVKKENMERHSQRCDIELKLAVAGKMKDEEGFYYPHNIDFRGRAYPMHPYLNHLGSDLCRGILEFAEGRPLRKSGLGWLKIHLANLFAGGVDKLSHDGRMTFIENHLEDIFDSADRPLEGRRWWLNAEDPFQFLAACMNLTEALRSSSPETFISHIPIHQDGSCNGLQHYAALGRDKLGAAAVNLVAGEKPADVYLGIAARVLEIMRRDAQKDPATFPDALRAKTLIDQVDRKLVKQTVMTSVYGVTYIGARDQIKRRLKERAAISDDSDLFGCSCYAAKVGDDDDGIRGNV; encoded by the exons ATGTCCTTTTGCCAGTGTTCTTCCAATCTTACCAGCAAATTCGATAATTTCCTTCTGTTGAAAAACCCCACAATTTTTCACGAAAACCCTCCGATGATATCCACGTCTATGTGGAAAACCCTTGCAAAGCAAGCTATTTGTAGGAACCGGCAGTTTCATCTTGGTTGGCATTGCTTTTCCTGCTCCAGTGGCGTTCTGGGTCGTCCCAACGAGTCTTTATTTCGCGAAAAATTGATATCTGGTAATTTTGTTCTTAGTTCACTTCCCAAGTTCGGGAGTTGGGAAATGGGCATTGGTCGAAATGAAGTTTTGTCTCAAGAAGATTATGGAAGCAGATTATGTTTTGGGTCTATGGGAGCTCGGATTGGGTTAAATGGGTCGTGCTCGAAAGGCTATTCTAGTGTTGCTGAGGCGGTTTCGTCAACAGATGTGGATGAAGATGCATCTGTGGACAATGAAATCCAGGAGTTATTGCAAGAGATGAGCAAAGAAGAGAAGAGGCAGGTTACGTGTAGTTGGAGGAGGAGGATGAAAATGGTGAAGGGAATGGGAGCAGGGAAGTATCAAATGTTGAGGAGGAGGCAGGTGGCCATAGAGACTGAGGCGTGGGAACAGGCAGTTAAGGAGTACAAGGAGCTATTGATGGACATGTGTGAGCAGAAGTTAGCACCTACTTTGCCATACATGAAGTCCTTGTTCCTTGGCTGGTTCGAGCCTTTGTGTGATGCTATAAGTAAAGAGCAAGAATTAATCCGGCAAGGGAAGAACAGAACACCATATGCTCCTTATTTTGATCAATTACCTGCTGATATGATGTCAGTAATCACGATGCATAAGTTGATGGGATTGTTGATGATGGGACATGAGCGTGGTAATACCAGGGTTGTGCAGGCTGCTTGTGTAATAGGAGATGCTATTGAACAGGAG GTAAGAATTCACAAATtcttggagaaaaagaaaaagaaaacgcATGACAAAGATAATGAGAACAATGACCAGCCTGATTCTCAAATGAAGGAACATGAAGGGTTAAGGCAAAAAGTGTCCAACTTGATTAAAAAGCAAAAGCTTCCGGCTGTAAGACAGATATTGAAGGGAACCGATGATTCAAGACCATGGGGCCAGGACGCCAAAGCAAAG GTTGGGAGCCGTCTAATTGAGTTGTTGACACAAACAGCTTACATACAACCTCCTGCCGATCAGTTGGCTGATGGTCCACCTGATATTCGTCCTGCATTTCGTCACTCACTTAGAACTGTGATGAAAAAAGCAAC CAAGAATTCTGGCAGGAGATATGGTGTCATTGAATGTGACCCTTTAGTCGTCAAAGGCTTAGAGAGGACT GCAAGACACATCGTGATTCCCTATATGCCAATGTTGGTGCCCCCGGTTAACTGGACTGG CTATGACAAAGGTGGACACATCTTCTTACCATCATTTGTCATGCGTACTCATGGAGCCAAACAACAACGTGAAGCTGTTAAGAGGGCCCCAAAGCAACAATTAGCTCCAGTTTTTGAG GCCTTAGACACTCTTGGAAGTACTAAATGGAGAATAAATGTAAAGATACTCAGTGTTGTAGATAGAATATGGACCAGTGGAGGGCGCCTTGCTGATCTAGTGGATCGGGATGAT GTTCCATTCCCAGAAAAACCTGACTCTGAGGATGAAGTGCTGCTAAGaaagtggaaatggaaagtCAAATCcgtgaagaaagaaaatatggagAGGCATTCACAACGTTGTGACATAGAGCTTAAACTTGCT GTAGCAGGCAAAATGAAGGATGAGGAAGGTTTTTACTATCCACATAACATAGACTTTCGAGGCCGTGCATATCCTATGCATCCGTACTTGAATCATCTTGGTTCAGATCTTTGCCGAGGTATATTGGAGTTTGCAGAAGGTCGCCCACTCAGGAAGTCTGGCCTAGGTTGGTTGAAGATTCACTTGGCAAATCTTTTTGCTGGGGGTGTGGATAAATTATCTCATGATGGTCGAATGACATTTATTGAGAATCATTTAGAAGATATTTTTGACTCTGCTGATAGACCACTTGAAGGAAGACGGTGGTGGTTGAATGCGGAGGATCCATTTCAGTTTTTAGCCGCATGCATGAATCTTACTGAAGCTTTGAGAAGCTCTTCTCCCGAAACATTTATTTCGCATATTCCAATACACCAG GATGGTTCTTGCAATGGGTTGCAACACTATGCTGCTCTTGGACGTGACAAG TTAGGAGCAGCAGCTGTCAATCTGGTTGCCGGAGAGAAGCCTGCGGATGTTTACTTGGGAATAGCTGCTAG GGTTCTGGAAATCATGCGAAGAGATGCACAAAAAGATCCAGCAACTTTTCCAGATGCATTGCGTGCAAAAACATTAATAGATCAG GTGGACAGGAAATTGGTGAAGCAAACAGTGATGACATCGGTTTATGGTGTCACCTATATTGGTGCTCGTGATCAGATAAAAAGGAGGCTGAAGGAACGTGCTGCCATATCTGATGATTCAGATCTCTTTGGCTGTTCTTGCTATGCTGCCAAGGTAGGAG ACGACGATGACGGCATTAGGGGAAATGTTTGA
- the LOC120080429 gene encoding pentatricopeptide repeat-containing protein At3g29290 translates to MRGFVGNPSPTLILLNEFHYQHDSYYPFSWTEKRLRPCINVNPVSKSCIRCTITYKGNAVSMLLMSTPRLNLMVQSTRGMEFRTCVGTLLNCGEDEAIDLVIDEEGVGESSREWKLPPWGDMAHQDEPTFQSEDANQSKILEGEPLENDSKVHFLEETDKVMLSKRLLILSRKNKVRSALELFRSLQLAALLPSLHALNSLLACLLRKGLFDDGLRIFEFMKSNELLTGHTYSLVLKAVANAHGFLSALEMFKAWEHKYDLTQFDAVVYNTMISICGKDNNWVEAERTWRLMEENGCSATHITYTLLVSTFVRCNQNELAIDTYVKMVQNSFKPGNDTMQAIIGASSKEGKWDFALRVFHDMLKCGLQPNSVAFNALINALGNAKEVTLAFSIYNVMKSMGHSPDVYTWNALLGALYKANRYNDAIHLFEFVKREKAQLNIHIYNTILMSCSKLGLWDRALQILWEMEASGLAISASSYNIVITACEMARKPEIALQVYERMIHQKHTPDTFTHLSLIRCCIWGSLWDEVELLLNKSAPDVSVYNAVIQGMCLRGKTDLAKKLYTKMRENGIQPDGKTRALMLQNLPKDPARLKNRWASGFKKRHRHYHHR, encoded by the exons ATGAGAGGATTTGTAGGAAATCCATCTCCTACTCTGATTTTGTTGAATGAGTTTCATTACCAACATGATTCATATTACCCTTTTAGTTGGACTGAGAAACGTTTGCGTCCGTGTATAAATGTTAATCCAGTGTCGAAATCATGTATAAGATGTACGATTACGTATAAGGGTAATGCAGTTTCAATGTTACTGATGAGTACTCCACGGTTGAATTTGATGGTTCAGTCCACAAGGGGCATGGAATTTAGGACTTGTGTTGGGACCCTTTTGAATTGTGGAGAGGATGAGGCAATTGATTTGGTCATTGATGAAGAAGGGGTTGGAGAATCCTCTCGTGAGTGGAAATTGCCTCCTTGGGGAGACATGGCACATCAGGATGAGCCGACCTTTCAATCTGAAGATGCAAACCAGTCCAAAATCTTAGAAGGGGAGCCTTTGGAAAATGACAGCAAGGTGCATTTTCTTGAGGAAACTGATAAAGTTATGCTATCAAAGCGTCTTTTAATTCTCAGTAGAAAAAATAAGGTTAGAAGTGCATTGGAATTATTCAGGTCCTTGCAATTAGCAGCTCTTCTGCCAAGTTTGCATGCTTTAAATTCACTTTTAGCTTGTCTTTTAAGGAAAGGGCTGTTTGATGATGGCTTAAGAATCTTCGAGTTTATGAAGTCAAATGAGTTATTAACAGGACACACTTATAGCCTTGTACTCAAAGCAGTTGCAAATGCTCATGGATTTCTTTCTGCTCTTGAGATGTTTAAGGCATGGGAGCATAAATATGACTTGACACAGTTTGATGCAGTTGTTTACAACACGATGATATCGATATGTGGAAAAGATAATAATTGGGTCGAAGCTGAGAGAACATGGAGACTAATGGAGGAAAATGGGTGTAGTGCAACACATATAACTTATACTCTATTGGTGAGCACTTTCGTTCGATGTAACCAGAATGAACTTGCAATTGACACTTATGTAAAGATGGTTCAAAATTCTTTTAAACCAGGTAACGATACGATGCAAGCTATTATTGGCGCATCTTCAAAGGAAGGGAAGTGGGACTTTGCTTTAAGAGTCTTTCATGACATGTTGAAATGTGGACTTCAACCTAATTCCGTTGCATTCAATGCCTTGATCAATGCTTTAGGAAACGCTAAGGAGGTCACTTTAGCATTCAGCATATACAATGTGATGAAATCTATGGGTCATTCACCTGATGTTTATACATGGAATGCACTACTTGGTGCTCTTTACAAGGCAAATCGCTACAATGATGCCATTCATCTCTTTGAGTTTGTGAAAAGAGAGAAGGCCCAATTGAATATACATATTTACAATACCATTCTAATGTCTTGTTCAAAGCTTGGGTTATGGGACAGGGCACTCCAAATCTTATGGGAAATGGAAGCTTCCGGTCTCGCAATTTCAGCATCATCGTATAACATTGTTATTACTGCATGTGAGATGGCTAGGAAGCCTGAAATTGCTTTACAAGTTTATGAACGCATGATTCACCAGAAGCACACTCCTGATACCTTCACTCATTTGTCACTTATCAGATGCTGCATTTGGGGATCTTTATGGGATGAAGTGGAACTACTTCTAAAT AAGTCTGCACCCGATGTATCTGTATACAATGCGGTCATCCAAGGAATGTGCTTAAGAGGCAAGACTGATTTAGCAAAAAAGCTTTACACGAAGATGCGCGAAAATGGTATCCAACCGGATGGAAAAACACGTGCTTTGATGCTTCAGAACTTGCCAAAGGACCCTGCTAGACTGAAGAACAGGTGGGCTTCTGGTTTCAAGAAAAGACATAGACACTATCATCATAGGTaa